The following are encoded in a window of Sminthopsis crassicaudata isolate SCR6 chromosome 5, ASM4859323v1, whole genome shotgun sequence genomic DNA:
- the OPTN gene encoding optineurin isoform X3, with protein MSHQSLSDSAENEDCSKESTGNGPQNLAHPDLDTFTPEEMLKQMKELLIENHQLKEAMKLNNQTMKGRFEELSAWTEKQKEERQCFELKFKEVKESLLSLSNENENLKAEIENLKVKKERSFKDITGESRIPRTVTDQEMEQLKTQVTRLQAEKADLLGIVSELQLKLNTGSSEDSFVEIRMAEGDETGALKEIKNGPGLITPDPIDKNQSVDGAKNYLESEELTVSQLLLCLREGNQKVENLETALQAAKARLTDLEKKARDHSENGTQTEENPGEEKEKKQSIETVGSEVETLNLQVTALFKELQEAHTKLNEAELMKKRLQEKSKFAILQTTHNKLLLEHSNVLKTIEELKRKEAEKVDRSVMKELNEKLELAERALASKQLQMDEMKQIIAKQEEDLETMAVLRAQMEVYCSDFHAERAAREKIHEEKEQLALQLAFLLKENNVFEDGSSRQSLMELQSRHGARSTNEQDQQPYLVQRGADDRSWRQQQQQRNIPIHSCPKCGEILPDIDTLQIHVMDCII; from the exons ATGTCCCACCAATCACTGAGTGACTCAGCTGAAAATGAGGATTGCTCTAAGGAAAGTACAGGAAATGGACCACAGAATTTGGCTCATCCAGACCTGGATACATTCACTCCAGAGGAGATGCTGAAACAGATGAAGGAGCTCCTTATTGAGAACCATCagttaaaag AGGCCATGAAGCTAAATAACCAAACTATGAAGGGACGATTTGAAGAGCTCTCAGCCTGGacggaaaaacaaaaggaagagcGTCAGTGTTTTGAGCTGAAgttcaaagaagtcaaagagagcTTGTTATCTTTgagtaatgaaaatgaaaatctgaaaGCAGAaattgaaaaccttaaagtgaaaaaagaaagatcttttAAG GATATCACTGGAGAGTCCAGAATTCCCAGGACAGTAACAGACCAAGAAATGGAGCAACTTAAAACACAAGTGACTCGTCTACAAGCTGAAAAGGCAGATTTACTTGGCATTGTATCAGAATTACAGCTCAAGTTGAACACAGGATCTTCTGAAGATTCATTTGTTGAAATTAGAATGGCT GAAGGAGATGAGACAGGAGCCCTAAAAGAAATCAAGAATGGTCCTGGGTTAATAACACCTGATCCTATTGACAA GAATCAATCTGTGGATGGGGCCAAGAATTATTTGGAATCTGAGGAATTAACTGTTAGTCAGCTTCTACTGTGCCTCAGGGAAGGAAATCAGAAGGTGGAAAATCTTGAAACTGCACTGCAGGCAGCTAAAGCCAG ACTCACAGATTTAGAAAAGAAGGCACGAGATCATTCTGAGAATGGCACCCAGACTGAAGAAAaccctggagaagaaaaagaaaagaaacaaagcatAGAGACT GTTGGAAGTGAAGTGGAAACACTTAACCTCCAGGTAACAGCATtgtttaaagaacttcaagaagcTCACACTAAGCTCAATGAAGCTGAGCTGATGAAGAAGAGGCTTCAAGAAAA GTCCAAAtttgccattttacagacaaCACATAACAAGCTTCTTCTTGAACATAGTAATGTactgaaaacaattgaagaactaaaaagaaaagag GCAGAGAAAGTTGACAGGTCAGTGATGAAGGAATTAAATGAAAAGCTTGAATTAGCAGAAAGAGCCCTGGCTTCCAAGCAGTTGCAAATGGATGAGATGAAGCAGATTATTGCTAAGCAAGAAGAAGACTTGGAGACCATGGCTGTCCTCCGGGCTCAG ATGGAGGTTTATTGTTCTGACTTCCATGCTGAGAGAGCAGCAAGAGAAAAGATTCATGAAGAAAAGGAACAACTGGCATTGCAGCTGGCATTTTTGCTgaaagaaaacaatgtttttgAAGATGGGAGCAG CAGACAGTCTTTGATGGAACTGCAAAGCCGTCATGGGGCCAGATCAACAAACGAACAAGACCAACAACCCTACCTTGTTCAGAGAG
- the OPTN gene encoding optineurin isoform X2, which produces MSHQSLSDSAENEDCSKESTGNGPQNLAHPDLDTFTPEEMLKQMKELLIENHQLKEAMKLNNQTMKGRFEELSAWTEKQKEERQCFELKFKEVKESLLSLSNENENLKAEIENLKVKKERSFKDITGESRIPRTVTDQEMEQLKTQVTRLQAEKADLLGIVSELQLKLNTGSSEDSFVEIRMAEGDETGALKEIKNGPGLITPDPIDKNQSVDGAKNYLESEELTVSQLLLCLREGNQKVENLETALQAAKARLTDLEKKARDHSENGTQTEENPGEEKEKKQSIETVGSEVETLNLQVTALFKELQEAHTKLNEAELMKKRLQEKCQALERKNSATPSELDEKQELVYINKKLELQVESMRSEIKMEQAKTDDEKSKFAILQTTHNKLLLEHSNVLKTIEELKRKEAEKVDRSVMKELNEKLELAERALASKQLQMDEMKQIIAKQEEDLETMAVLRAQMEVYCSDFHAERAAREKIHEEKEQLALQLAFLLKENNVFEDGSRQSLMELQSRHGARSTNEQDQQPYLVQRGADDRSWRQQQQQRNIPIHSCPKCGEILPDIDTLQIHVMDCII; this is translated from the exons ATGTCCCACCAATCACTGAGTGACTCAGCTGAAAATGAGGATTGCTCTAAGGAAAGTACAGGAAATGGACCACAGAATTTGGCTCATCCAGACCTGGATACATTCACTCCAGAGGAGATGCTGAAACAGATGAAGGAGCTCCTTATTGAGAACCATCagttaaaag AGGCCATGAAGCTAAATAACCAAACTATGAAGGGACGATTTGAAGAGCTCTCAGCCTGGacggaaaaacaaaaggaagagcGTCAGTGTTTTGAGCTGAAgttcaaagaagtcaaagagagcTTGTTATCTTTgagtaatgaaaatgaaaatctgaaaGCAGAaattgaaaaccttaaagtgaaaaaagaaagatcttttAAG GATATCACTGGAGAGTCCAGAATTCCCAGGACAGTAACAGACCAAGAAATGGAGCAACTTAAAACACAAGTGACTCGTCTACAAGCTGAAAAGGCAGATTTACTTGGCATTGTATCAGAATTACAGCTCAAGTTGAACACAGGATCTTCTGAAGATTCATTTGTTGAAATTAGAATGGCT GAAGGAGATGAGACAGGAGCCCTAAAAGAAATCAAGAATGGTCCTGGGTTAATAACACCTGATCCTATTGACAA GAATCAATCTGTGGATGGGGCCAAGAATTATTTGGAATCTGAGGAATTAACTGTTAGTCAGCTTCTACTGTGCCTCAGGGAAGGAAATCAGAAGGTGGAAAATCTTGAAACTGCACTGCAGGCAGCTAAAGCCAG ACTCACAGATTTAGAAAAGAAGGCACGAGATCATTCTGAGAATGGCACCCAGACTGAAGAAAaccctggagaagaaaaagaaaagaaacaaagcatAGAGACT GTTGGAAGTGAAGTGGAAACACTTAACCTCCAGGTAACAGCATtgtttaaagaacttcaagaagcTCACACTAAGCTCAATGAAGCTGAGCTGATGAAGAAGAGGCTTCAAGAAAA GTGTCAGGCCCTTGAAAGGAAAAATTCTGCAACCCCATCAGAGTTGGATGAAAAACAAGAATTAGTATATATCAACAAAAAGTTAGAACTACAAGTGGAGAGTATGCGCTCAGAAATCAAAATGGAACAAGCTAAAACAGATGATGAAAA GTCCAAAtttgccattttacagacaaCACATAACAAGCTTCTTCTTGAACATAGTAATGTactgaaaacaattgaagaactaaaaagaaaagag GCAGAGAAAGTTGACAGGTCAGTGATGAAGGAATTAAATGAAAAGCTTGAATTAGCAGAAAGAGCCCTGGCTTCCAAGCAGTTGCAAATGGATGAGATGAAGCAGATTATTGCTAAGCAAGAAGAAGACTTGGAGACCATGGCTGTCCTCCGGGCTCAG ATGGAGGTTTATTGTTCTGACTTCCATGCTGAGAGAGCAGCAAGAGAAAAGATTCATGAAGAAAAGGAACAACTGGCATTGCAGCTGGCATTTTTGCTgaaagaaaacaatgtttttgAAGATGGGAGCAG ACAGTCTTTGATGGAACTGCAAAGCCGTCATGGGGCCAGATCAACAAACGAACAAGACCAACAACCCTACCTTGTTCAGAGAG
- the OPTN gene encoding optineurin isoform X1: MSHQSLSDSAENEDCSKESTGNGPQNLAHPDLDTFTPEEMLKQMKELLIENHQLKEAMKLNNQTMKGRFEELSAWTEKQKEERQCFELKFKEVKESLLSLSNENENLKAEIENLKVKKERSFKDITGESRIPRTVTDQEMEQLKTQVTRLQAEKADLLGIVSELQLKLNTGSSEDSFVEIRMAEGDETGALKEIKNGPGLITPDPIDKNQSVDGAKNYLESEELTVSQLLLCLREGNQKVENLETALQAAKARLTDLEKKARDHSENGTQTEENPGEEKEKKQSIETVGSEVETLNLQVTALFKELQEAHTKLNEAELMKKRLQEKCQALERKNSATPSELDEKQELVYINKKLELQVESMRSEIKMEQAKTDDEKSKFAILQTTHNKLLLEHSNVLKTIEELKRKEAEKVDRSVMKELNEKLELAERALASKQLQMDEMKQIIAKQEEDLETMAVLRAQMEVYCSDFHAERAAREKIHEEKEQLALQLAFLLKENNVFEDGSSRQSLMELQSRHGARSTNEQDQQPYLVQRGADDRSWRQQQQQRNIPIHSCPKCGEILPDIDTLQIHVMDCII, encoded by the exons ATGTCCCACCAATCACTGAGTGACTCAGCTGAAAATGAGGATTGCTCTAAGGAAAGTACAGGAAATGGACCACAGAATTTGGCTCATCCAGACCTGGATACATTCACTCCAGAGGAGATGCTGAAACAGATGAAGGAGCTCCTTATTGAGAACCATCagttaaaag AGGCCATGAAGCTAAATAACCAAACTATGAAGGGACGATTTGAAGAGCTCTCAGCCTGGacggaaaaacaaaaggaagagcGTCAGTGTTTTGAGCTGAAgttcaaagaagtcaaagagagcTTGTTATCTTTgagtaatgaaaatgaaaatctgaaaGCAGAaattgaaaaccttaaagtgaaaaaagaaagatcttttAAG GATATCACTGGAGAGTCCAGAATTCCCAGGACAGTAACAGACCAAGAAATGGAGCAACTTAAAACACAAGTGACTCGTCTACAAGCTGAAAAGGCAGATTTACTTGGCATTGTATCAGAATTACAGCTCAAGTTGAACACAGGATCTTCTGAAGATTCATTTGTTGAAATTAGAATGGCT GAAGGAGATGAGACAGGAGCCCTAAAAGAAATCAAGAATGGTCCTGGGTTAATAACACCTGATCCTATTGACAA GAATCAATCTGTGGATGGGGCCAAGAATTATTTGGAATCTGAGGAATTAACTGTTAGTCAGCTTCTACTGTGCCTCAGGGAAGGAAATCAGAAGGTGGAAAATCTTGAAACTGCACTGCAGGCAGCTAAAGCCAG ACTCACAGATTTAGAAAAGAAGGCACGAGATCATTCTGAGAATGGCACCCAGACTGAAGAAAaccctggagaagaaaaagaaaagaaacaaagcatAGAGACT GTTGGAAGTGAAGTGGAAACACTTAACCTCCAGGTAACAGCATtgtttaaagaacttcaagaagcTCACACTAAGCTCAATGAAGCTGAGCTGATGAAGAAGAGGCTTCAAGAAAA GTGTCAGGCCCTTGAAAGGAAAAATTCTGCAACCCCATCAGAGTTGGATGAAAAACAAGAATTAGTATATATCAACAAAAAGTTAGAACTACAAGTGGAGAGTATGCGCTCAGAAATCAAAATGGAACAAGCTAAAACAGATGATGAAAA GTCCAAAtttgccattttacagacaaCACATAACAAGCTTCTTCTTGAACATAGTAATGTactgaaaacaattgaagaactaaaaagaaaagag GCAGAGAAAGTTGACAGGTCAGTGATGAAGGAATTAAATGAAAAGCTTGAATTAGCAGAAAGAGCCCTGGCTTCCAAGCAGTTGCAAATGGATGAGATGAAGCAGATTATTGCTAAGCAAGAAGAAGACTTGGAGACCATGGCTGTCCTCCGGGCTCAG ATGGAGGTTTATTGTTCTGACTTCCATGCTGAGAGAGCAGCAAGAGAAAAGATTCATGAAGAAAAGGAACAACTGGCATTGCAGCTGGCATTTTTGCTgaaagaaaacaatgtttttgAAGATGGGAGCAG CAGACAGTCTTTGATGGAACTGCAAAGCCGTCATGGGGCCAGATCAACAAACGAACAAGACCAACAACCCTACCTTGTTCAGAGAG
- the OPTN gene encoding optineurin isoform X4 produces the protein MSHQSLSDSAENEDCSKESTGNGPQNLAHPDLDTFTPEEMLKQMKELLIENHQLKEAMKLNNQTMKGRFEELSAWTEKQKEERQCFELKFKEVKESLLSLSNENENLKAEIENLKVKKERSFKDITGESRIPRTVTDQEMEQLKTQVTRLQAEKADLLGIVSELQLKLNTGSSEDSFVEIRMAEGDETGALKEIKNGPGLITPDPIDKNQSVDGAKNYLESEELTVSQLLLCLREGNQKVENLETALQAAKARLTDLEKKARDHSENGTQTEENPGEEKEKKQSIETVGSEVETLNLQVTALFKELQEAHTKLNEAELMKKRLQEKSKFAILQTTHNKLLLEHSNVLKTIEELKRKEAEKVDRSVMKELNEKLELAERALASKQLQMDEMKQIIAKQEEDLETMAVLRAQMEVYCSDFHAERAAREKIHEEKEQLALQLAFLLKENNVFEDGSRQSLMELQSRHGARSTNEQDQQPYLVQRGADDRSWRQQQQQRNIPIHSCPKCGEILPDIDTLQIHVMDCII, from the exons ATGTCCCACCAATCACTGAGTGACTCAGCTGAAAATGAGGATTGCTCTAAGGAAAGTACAGGAAATGGACCACAGAATTTGGCTCATCCAGACCTGGATACATTCACTCCAGAGGAGATGCTGAAACAGATGAAGGAGCTCCTTATTGAGAACCATCagttaaaag AGGCCATGAAGCTAAATAACCAAACTATGAAGGGACGATTTGAAGAGCTCTCAGCCTGGacggaaaaacaaaaggaagagcGTCAGTGTTTTGAGCTGAAgttcaaagaagtcaaagagagcTTGTTATCTTTgagtaatgaaaatgaaaatctgaaaGCAGAaattgaaaaccttaaagtgaaaaaagaaagatcttttAAG GATATCACTGGAGAGTCCAGAATTCCCAGGACAGTAACAGACCAAGAAATGGAGCAACTTAAAACACAAGTGACTCGTCTACAAGCTGAAAAGGCAGATTTACTTGGCATTGTATCAGAATTACAGCTCAAGTTGAACACAGGATCTTCTGAAGATTCATTTGTTGAAATTAGAATGGCT GAAGGAGATGAGACAGGAGCCCTAAAAGAAATCAAGAATGGTCCTGGGTTAATAACACCTGATCCTATTGACAA GAATCAATCTGTGGATGGGGCCAAGAATTATTTGGAATCTGAGGAATTAACTGTTAGTCAGCTTCTACTGTGCCTCAGGGAAGGAAATCAGAAGGTGGAAAATCTTGAAACTGCACTGCAGGCAGCTAAAGCCAG ACTCACAGATTTAGAAAAGAAGGCACGAGATCATTCTGAGAATGGCACCCAGACTGAAGAAAaccctggagaagaaaaagaaaagaaacaaagcatAGAGACT GTTGGAAGTGAAGTGGAAACACTTAACCTCCAGGTAACAGCATtgtttaaagaacttcaagaagcTCACACTAAGCTCAATGAAGCTGAGCTGATGAAGAAGAGGCTTCAAGAAAA GTCCAAAtttgccattttacagacaaCACATAACAAGCTTCTTCTTGAACATAGTAATGTactgaaaacaattgaagaactaaaaagaaaagag GCAGAGAAAGTTGACAGGTCAGTGATGAAGGAATTAAATGAAAAGCTTGAATTAGCAGAAAGAGCCCTGGCTTCCAAGCAGTTGCAAATGGATGAGATGAAGCAGATTATTGCTAAGCAAGAAGAAGACTTGGAGACCATGGCTGTCCTCCGGGCTCAG ATGGAGGTTTATTGTTCTGACTTCCATGCTGAGAGAGCAGCAAGAGAAAAGATTCATGAAGAAAAGGAACAACTGGCATTGCAGCTGGCATTTTTGCTgaaagaaaacaatgtttttgAAGATGGGAGCAG ACAGTCTTTGATGGAACTGCAAAGCCGTCATGGGGCCAGATCAACAAACGAACAAGACCAACAACCCTACCTTGTTCAGAGAG